The Bacteroidales bacterium genome contains a region encoding:
- a CDS encoding T9SS type A sorting domain-containing protein: MQKFFSFLIILFTVAVNAQEKLVPPGLNQVLITSEKENIEQKNASQLVMPFYEDFSSTKIYPDPKKFSDKSVFINNSYAISPFTIGVATFDGLDKNGFLYSHGSSFAFFADTLTSREIRLDSVFLGTQHETTPADSIYFSFFYQPQGLGDKPEEDDSLLLEFYAANQNKWIKQWAKEGMSYNKFLQKNGSPWKCVMIPIVDTAFMNSKFRFRFMNIASYSDLSLPTWASNCDFWNIDYIYINSERNLNDTIPNDLAFRGANETLLKNYYSMPWNHFKANVAGEMSSSVSVPYSNHSESLLNVTELLTIEDLSGTTPNYNSGLSAFNLPQLTDTAFYRSSIPYQYNSSVSENARFLVKFSVNTATISDPISKNDTLAFYQQFYNYFAPDDGTAEAGYGLTINGGQAAYKFKLNIPDTLRAVQMFFNRTVNDANQIYFLLRVWNDNNGVPGSVIYEKSGVRPEFEAGFNVFHNYILDEPIAVSGTIYVGWKQTSDELLNLGYDRNTDRSNNLFYNVDGTWYNSITPGTPMIRIVVGKENPTHIYANEKEKPIELFPNPCYNCQKIEFSDDESKQISVIDINGKVVKQEWCEKYFDTDGINPGFYTLKIDKKNLKSSYVKWILIN; the protein is encoded by the coding sequence ATGCAAAAATTTTTTAGTTTTTTAATAATTTTATTTACTGTTGCTGTAAATGCACAGGAAAAGCTTGTGCCACCAGGGTTGAACCAAGTTTTAATAACATCTGAAAAAGAAAATATAGAGCAAAAAAATGCATCGCAGTTAGTAATGCCTTTTTATGAGGATTTTTCAAGCACAAAAATATATCCAGATCCAAAAAAATTCTCTGATAAATCTGTTTTTATAAATAATTCCTATGCTATTTCTCCTTTTACGATTGGAGTTGCAACTTTTGATGGGCTTGATAAAAATGGTTTTTTGTACAGCCACGGCTCTAGCTTTGCATTTTTTGCCGACACTCTAACATCACGGGAAATAAGGCTGGATTCAGTTTTTCTAGGCACTCAGCATGAAACAACGCCTGCAGATTCAATATACTTTAGTTTTTTTTATCAGCCGCAAGGACTTGGTGATAAGCCCGAGGAAGATGATTCGTTGCTTTTGGAATTTTATGCAGCAAATCAAAATAAGTGGATAAAACAGTGGGCGAAAGAAGGAATGTCGTATAATAAGTTTCTTCAAAAAAACGGAAGTCCTTGGAAATGCGTTATGATTCCAATTGTTGATACTGCGTTTATGAACAGCAAATTCAGATTCAGATTTATGAATATTGCTAGCTATTCAGATTTGTCTTTGCCAACATGGGCATCAAATTGCGACTTTTGGAACATAGACTACATCTACATAAACAGCGAAAGAAATTTGAATGATACAATTCCAAATGATTTGGCTTTTCGTGGAGCAAATGAAACTTTGTTGAAAAATTATTATTCCATGCCTTGGAATCATTTTAAAGCTAATGTTGCAGGAGAAATGTCAAGCAGTGTTAGTGTGCCTTATTCAAATCACTCCGAGTCTTTGCTTAATGTAACAGAATTGTTGACTATTGAGGATTTGTCGGGCACAACGCCAAATTATAATTCTGGTTTAAGTGCTTTTAATTTGCCGCAATTAACAGACACAGCATTTTATAGAAGCTCTATTCCTTATCAATACAATTCGTCTGTTTCTGAAAATGCGAGATTTTTAGTTAAATTTTCAGTTAATACTGCAACAATCAGCGATCCAATTTCAAAAAATGACACATTAGCTTTTTATCAACAATTTTATAATTATTTTGCTCCAGACGATGGAACGGCTGAAGCTGGCTATGGACTTACAATAAATGGTGGACAAGCGGCATATAAATTCAAATTGAATATTCCTGATACATTGAGGGCTGTGCAAATGTTTTTTAATCGCACTGTTAATGATGCCAATCAAATCTATTTTCTATTGCGGGTTTGGAATGATAACAACGGCGTGCCAGGCTCTGTAATTTATGAAAAAAGTGGCGTTAGACCTGAGTTTGAAGCTGGCTTTAATGTTTTTCATAATTATATTCTTGACGAACCAATTGCTGTGAGTGGAACAATATATGTGGGATGGAAGCAGACTTCTGACGAGCTTTTGAACCTTGGATACGATAGAAATACTGATAGGAGCAATAATCTGTTTTACAATGTTGATGGAACATGGTATAATTCTATTACTCCAGGAACGCCAATGATAAGAATTGTTGTTGGGAAAGAGAATCCGACACATATTTATGCAAATGAAAAAGAGAAACCTATTGAATTATTTCCTAATCCTTGCTATAATTGCCAAAAAATCGAATTTTCTGATGATGAATCAAAGCAAATTAGCGTTATAGACATAAATGGCAAAGTTGTAAAGCAGGAATGGTGCGAAAAATATTTTGATACAGATGGAATAAATCCCGGTTTTTATACTTTAAAAATAGATAAAAAAAATCTGAAATCTTCGTATGTAAAATGGATTCTGATAAATTAA
- a CDS encoding nitrilase family protein — protein MKTLRMALLQPDTKWKDAEFNRNMLENFVKEHSKNADVFVFPEMFTTGFVTNPASVAETANGETLNWMKNLAAEQNVALAGSVIISEKDNYCNRFYWVNPDGKFYQYDKKHLFALGRENLEYTSGTQQTIFNYHGWNIKLAICYDLRFPIWLRNSFANDEFLYDILLVTANWPSSRQRHWHNLLVSRAIENQCFAVGVNRKGIDGNGWKYNGSSILANPDGIWNPEITNEDDIIFVELNKDNLMKYRNDFPFARDWDNYELK, from the coding sequence ATGAAAACATTGCGAATGGCTTTATTACAGCCCGACACAAAATGGAAGGATGCAGAATTTAATAGGAACATGCTGGAAAACTTTGTAAAAGAACACTCTAAAAATGCAGATGTTTTTGTTTTTCCAGAAATGTTTACAACTGGATTTGTAACAAACCCTGCTTCTGTAGCTGAAACCGCAAATGGCGAAACGCTAAATTGGATGAAGAACTTAGCCGCAGAACAGAATGTGGCTCTTGCTGGAAGTGTTATTATAAGCGAAAAAGACAATTATTGTAATCGTTTTTACTGGGTGAATCCTGACGGAAAATTTTATCAATACGACAAAAAGCATTTGTTTGCGTTGGGTAGAGAAAACTTGGAATATACAAGTGGAACTCAGCAAACAATTTTTAACTATCATGGATGGAATATAAAATTGGCAATTTGTTATGATTTGCGCTTCCCAATTTGGTTGCGAAACTCTTTTGCAAACGATGAGTTTTTGTACGATATTTTATTGGTTACAGCAAATTGGCCCTCTTCAAGGCAGCGTCATTGGCATAATTTACTTGTATCTAGAGCTATTGAAAATCAATGCTTTGCGGTGGGAGTTAATCGTAAGGGAATAGATGGAAATGGCTGGAAATATAATGGTAGCTCTATACTTGCAAATCCAGATGGAATTTGGAATCCAGAAATAACTAATGAAGACGATATTATTTTCGTTGAATTGAATAAGGATAATCTAATGAAATATAGGAATGATTTTCCTTTTGCAAGAGATTGGGATAATTATGAATTAAAATAA
- a CDS encoding GNAT family N-acetyltransferase translates to MKPDYTIRRATKSDYMFLAEAVIKADLGTEGKNSSYAALLGVSNETAINSIAAMMDEEVGGCEFCPTTFLVAECENKPVACVSSWIEGENDISSWQIRTALIREYFPKGSIEHILKLSELTNEVMVHRTDGALQIESVFVSPEHRGHGLASELIKAHVIDAHNKNTSAKIVELMTYTNNESAINSYSKLGFSIISKTCSNDSKALDFFPHNSMVLMQVEFEKLLKHIKI, encoded by the coding sequence ATGAAACCAGATTACACAATTAGACGAGCAACAAAAAGCGACTATATGTTTTTAGCCGAAGCCGTTATTAAAGCTGACTTAGGAACAGAAGGCAAAAACTCAAGCTATGCTGCTTTGTTGGGTGTAAGCAACGAAACGGCGATTAATTCTATTGCTGCAATGATGGACGAAGAGGTTGGCGGCTGCGAATTTTGCCCAACGACATTTCTTGTCGCAGAGTGCGAAAACAAGCCTGTTGCCTGCGTTTCATCATGGATTGAAGGAGAAAACGACATTTCGTCATGGCAAATTCGCACTGCTCTAATAAGAGAATATTTCCCAAAAGGCTCTATTGAACACATTTTAAAACTTAGCGAGCTAACTAATGAAGTAATGGTGCACAGAACTGATGGAGCTTTGCAAATAGAGTCAGTGTTTGTTTCTCCGGAACATCGAGGACATGGATTGGCGTCAGAACTTATTAAAGCTCATGTTATTGACGCTCACAATAAAAATACTAGTGCAAAAATTGTAGAATTAATGACTTATACAAACAATGAATCTGCTATTAATTCTTATTCAAAACTTGGATTTTCTATTATAAGCAAAACATGTAGTAATGATTCTAAAGCTTTGGATTTTTTTCCGCACAACAGCATGGTTTTGATGCAAGTTGAATTTGAAAAATTATTAAAACATATAAAAATATGA
- a CDS encoding acyl carrier protein: protein MKNEEISNKVQEIFRDVFQAPTLEINPEMTASDVEKWDSLTHLTMIAKVEEVFGFKFKLKEMIKMKNVGDMLNIISEKTNS, encoded by the coding sequence ATGAAAAACGAAGAAATATCAAATAAGGTTCAAGAAATATTTAGAGATGTATTTCAAGCTCCAACCTTAGAAATAAACCCTGAAATGACAGCATCTGATGTTGAAAAATGGGACAGCCTAACGCATTTAACTATGATTGCAAAAGTGGAAGAGGTTTTCGGGTTTAAATTTAAATTGAAAGAAATGATCAAGATGAAAAACGTGGGAGATATGTTAAATATTATAAGCGAAAAAACTAATTCATAA
- a CDS encoding Zn-dependent hydrolase → MKKIFLIPTLSLFVLTMVSCGSGKKKTDENDTTKINMKEKVDQYAMVDLTADISHLSAKEKQMLPILFEVAEIMDDLFWMQTIGEKSSFLDTIKDADAKRFAEINYGPWDRLDNNKPFISGFGEKPAGAGFYPADITKEEFEKLDNPDKTNLYTMIVRNEDKSLSVVWYHEFYKEQLTKASELLLKAAELAENSGFKKYLELRAKALLSSDYYESDMAWMDMKDSNIDFIVGPIENYEDALYGYKAAFESFILIKDVEWSKKLERFAKLLPDLQKKLPVADAYKSETPGIDSDMNVYEAIFYGGDCNSGSKTIAINLPNDEKVQLNKGTRKLQLKNAMKAKFDKILFPISKILTDPAQQQYVKFDAFFQNVMFHEVAHGLGVKNTINGKGTVREALKDTYSAIEECKADIMGLFLVTKLREAGEITDGDIKENYVSFVAGIFRSVRFGAASAHGKANMMCFKYFMNNGAIQRNEKGFYTVNFDKMPSVVESLVKKIVELQGDGNYDEVKKWVESDGVISTELQKDLDRLQENKIPVDIVFNQGKQNFDL, encoded by the coding sequence ATGAAAAAAATATTCCTTATTCCGACATTATCTCTTTTTGTACTAACGATGGTTTCATGCGGTTCTGGCAAAAAGAAAACAGATGAAAATGATACAACAAAAATCAATATGAAAGAAAAAGTTGATCAGTATGCAATGGTTGATTTAACAGCAGATATTAGCCATTTAAGCGCCAAAGAAAAGCAAATGCTTCCAATTCTATTTGAAGTTGCTGAAATTATGGACGACCTCTTTTGGATGCAAACCATAGGAGAAAAAAGTTCTTTTTTAGACACAATTAAAGATGCTGATGCAAAGCGTTTTGCAGAAATAAATTATGGTCCGTGGGATAGACTTGACAATAACAAGCCTTTTATAAGCGGATTTGGCGAAAAACCAGCCGGAGCGGGCTTTTATCCTGCTGATATAACAAAAGAAGAATTTGAAAAGTTAGACAATCCTGATAAAACTAACTTATACACCATGATTGTGAGAAACGAAGATAAATCTTTGAGCGTTGTTTGGTATCATGAGTTTTATAAGGAGCAACTTACAAAGGCTTCTGAATTGTTGCTGAAAGCAGCTGAGTTAGCTGAAAACAGCGGTTTTAAAAAATATCTTGAATTGAGAGCAAAAGCCCTTCTTTCTTCTGATTATTATGAAAGCGACATGGCTTGGATGGATATGAAAGATTCCAATATTGACTTTATTGTTGGACCAATTGAAAATTATGAAGATGCTCTTTACGGCTACAAAGCAGCGTTTGAGTCGTTTATTTTAATTAAAGATGTGGAATGGAGCAAAAAACTGGAAAGATTTGCAAAATTATTACCTGATTTACAAAAGAAATTACCAGTAGCAGATGCTTATAAAAGCGAAACTCCTGGCATAGACAGCGATATGAATGTTTATGAAGCAATTTTTTACGGTGGTGACTGCAATAGCGGAAGCAAAACCATTGCTATAAATCTTCCAAACGACGAAAAGGTACAGTTGAATAAAGGCACAAGAAAACTTCAACTGAAAAACGCAATGAAAGCGAAATTTGATAAAATTTTATTCCCAATTTCAAAAATTTTAACCGACCCAGCTCAGCAACAATATGTTAAGTTTGATGCCTTTTTCCAAAATGTTATGTTCCATGAAGTAGCTCACGGACTTGGAGTTAAAAACACCATTAATGGAAAAGGAACTGTTAGAGAGGCTCTAAAAGACACCTATTCTGCTATTGAAGAGTGCAAAGCTGATATAATGGGATTGTTTTTAGTTACAAAATTACGTGAAGCAGGCGAAATTACTGATGGCGACATAAAAGAAAATTATGTTTCATTTGTTGCAGGTATTTTCAGATCAGTTAGATTTGGTGCTGCTAGTGCTCATGGGAAGGCAAACATGATGTGTTTTAAATATTTCATGAATAATGGTGCTATTCAGCGTAATGAAAAAGGATTTTATACTGTTAATTTTGACAAAATGCCAAGCGTGGTTGAATCTCTTGTAAAGAAAATTGTAGAATTGCAAGGTGACGGAAATTATGACGAAGTAAAAAAATGGGTTGAAAGTGATGGCGTGATTTCAACAGAATTACAAAAAGATTTAGACAGACTACAAGAAAATAAAATACCTGTTGATATAGTTTTTAATCAAGGAAAACAAAATTTTGATTTGTAA
- a CDS encoding PASTA domain-containing protein produces the protein MKKLSFIKSKYFWKNLALIILVGIILVWITMFILRLYTFHGQSIEVPDFVGKTMMEIDEMRESRHYNFVVVDSVYDNSKKPGSVSSQLPLPASHVKKGRTVYLTLIAFTPEKTKLPNLIDLTARQSSALLESHGLKVGRIEYVPDVGKTVLKAKYKGRVLQWGHVLNKGEKVDLVIGRGKGEGKVYIPKLLGKTRDEARLIINDAGLNLGGEVFMNPKDTINVRVVKQSPRYSEEAEINLGETIDLWYE, from the coding sequence ATGAAAAAATTAAGTTTTATAAAAAGTAAATATTTTTGGAAAAATTTAGCCCTAATAATTCTTGTAGGAATAATATTAGTTTGGATTACGATGTTCATATTAAGACTCTATACTTTTCACGGGCAATCAATAGAAGTACCAGATTTTGTAGGGAAAACGATGATGGAAATTGATGAAATGAGAGAAAGTCGGCACTATAATTTTGTTGTGGTTGATTCTGTTTATGATAACAGCAAAAAACCGGGCTCTGTCTCAAGTCAATTGCCGCTCCCAGCTTCACATGTGAAAAAAGGACGAACAGTTTATTTAACACTAATCGCTTTTACACCCGAAAAAACAAAATTGCCTAATTTAATAGACCTAACAGCAAGGCAATCTTCTGCATTGCTAGAAAGTCATGGATTGAAAGTTGGAAGAATAGAATATGTGCCAGATGTTGGAAAAACTGTATTGAAAGCAAAATACAAAGGTCGCGTTTTGCAATGGGGACATGTTTTGAATAAGGGAGAGAAAGTGGATTTGGTAATAGGACGCGGCAAAGGTGAGGGTAAAGTATATATTCCAAAATTATTGGGAAAAACAAGAGATGAAGCAAGATTAATTATTAATGATGCTGGGCTTAATCTTGGCGGGGAAGTTTTTATGAATCCAAAAGACACTATAAATGTTAGAGTTGTAAAGCAAAGCCCGAGATATAGCGAAGAAGCTGAAATTAATTTGGGCGAAACAATAGATTTATGGTACGAATAA
- a CDS encoding NAD(P)-binding domain-containing protein codes for MIKIAHKIGVIGGGSWATAIIKLLQHHQKNANWFIRRQEVIDSILNNGHNPEYLSQVELNIGLLNMSNVLEDVINESDIVIFAIPAAFLHRQLEQLDKNILQDKIVISAVKGIVPEYNFIISKYFNQVFNVPLDNYGALAGPTHAEEVVMDRLSFLTVASKNEDVSGIMADVLGKRNMRISQSQDVEGIEYASVLKNVYAVAAGVSVGLGYGDNFLSVLTTNAIVEMRRFLDAVNHLKRDVIMTSYSGDIVVTCYSQFSRNRMFGTLIGKGYSVNYSRIEMKQVAEGYTASKCMKEINDEFYKIDMPILNAVYNICHNNVSPSTEMRKLAEKLK; via the coding sequence ATGATTAAAATTGCTCATAAAATAGGAGTTATTGGCGGCGGAAGTTGGGCAACAGCTATAATTAAACTCTTGCAGCATCATCAAAAAAATGCAAATTGGTTTATTCGCCGGCAAGAAGTAATAGATTCTATTTTAAATAATGGTCATAATCCTGAATATTTAAGCCAAGTAGAGTTAAATATTGGACTGCTAAATATGAGCAATGTTCTTGAAGATGTAATAAACGAATCAGATATTGTTATATTTGCTATTCCAGCAGCTTTTCTGCACAGACAATTAGAGCAATTAGACAAAAATATCTTACAAGATAAAATTGTAATCTCAGCCGTGAAAGGAATTGTTCCAGAATATAATTTTATTATTAGCAAATATTTTAATCAGGTTTTTAATGTTCCTTTAGATAATTATGGCGCTTTAGCAGGACCAACTCATGCAGAAGAAGTTGTTATGGATAGACTTTCATTCCTTACTGTTGCGTCAAAAAACGAAGATGTTAGTGGCATAATGGCTGATGTGTTGGGAAAAAGAAATATGAGAATTTCTCAATCGCAAGATGTTGAAGGTATAGAATATGCTTCTGTGTTGAAAAACGTATATGCTGTTGCTGCTGGAGTAAGTGTAGGCTTAGGTTATGGCGATAATTTTTTAAGTGTTCTTACAACAAACGCAATTGTAGAAATGAGGCGATTTTTAGACGCTGTAAACCATTTAAAACGTGATGTAATAATGACATCATATTCTGGAGATATTGTTGTTACTTGCTATAGCCAATTTAGTAGAAACCGAATGTTTGGAACTCTTATTGGAAAAGGATATAGCGTAAATTATTCTCGCATTGAAATGAAGCAAGTAGCTGAAGGTTATACCGCTTCCAAATGTATGAAGGAAATTAATGATGAGTTTTATAAGATAGATATGCCAATTTTAAATGCGGTTTACAATATTTGTCATAATAATGTTTCCCCAAGCACAGAAATGAGAAAACTGGCTGAAAAATTGAAATAA
- a CDS encoding amino acid adenylation domain-containing protein yields the protein MIFPFLPELSNNNAICVKDKFFTYTQFRKRIDSIAFELSTHNYKNAAIGLVASDHVDTYAAIMAIWATGNIFVPLNPYHPKDRIESIVSQSEIKLILYSVEKVNSDKNFVCTLDLEEKGFTDIAQPKNEDIAYILFTSGSTGLPKGVPVSYGNVRSFLKGLDAIQYELDVDSKFLQMFDLSFDLSIVSILAPMIFKGCMFTVPNNDIKYQTVYRLLEEYDIEFAIVVPSIITYLRPYFEEICLEKMKHLCFSAEASKDTITSEFMKCCPNAKFYNLYGPTEATIFALWYNIPTKNIPSQNGIISIGQPTIETEALIVDDENNIVKDGEKGELLLSGNQVISSYLKDEEKDKEAFVYINNKRYYRTGDICSKDGDLYFYLGRKDYQVKVRGFRVELSEIEHHITSYCNENRTVALASKDENESEIIVAIIESEEIDTKKLNEYLKSKMPFYMIPSKYYFMSNFPLNNNGKINRKEIEKIFLN from the coding sequence ATGATATTTCCTTTTCTTCCAGAATTAAGCAACAATAATGCTATTTGCGTAAAAGACAAATTCTTTACGTACACTCAATTTCGTAAAAGAATTGACAGTATCGCCTTTGAGCTTTCTACACACAATTACAAAAACGCAGCAATTGGTCTTGTAGCTTCTGACCACGTTGACACATACGCAGCAATAATGGCAATTTGGGCTACGGGAAACATATTTGTACCTTTAAATCCATATCATCCAAAAGACCGCATAGAAAGCATTGTTAGCCAATCAGAAATTAAATTGATTTTGTATAGTGTCGAAAAAGTTAATTCTGATAAAAATTTTGTTTGCACCTTAGACTTAGAAGAAAAAGGATTTACCGACATTGCACAACCTAAAAATGAAGACATAGCCTACATTTTATTTACATCAGGAAGCACTGGTTTGCCAAAAGGTGTGCCTGTTTCCTACGGCAACGTGCGTTCCTTCCTAAAAGGATTAGATGCAATTCAATACGAGCTAGATGTTGACAGCAAGTTTTTGCAAATGTTTGATTTAAGTTTTGATTTGAGCATTGTTTCCATTTTAGCTCCAATGATTTTTAAAGGCTGCATGTTCACAGTCCCTAACAACGACATAAAGTATCAAACTGTTTACAGATTGCTAGAAGAATACGATATAGAGTTTGCTATTGTAGTTCCAAGCATTATTACATACCTACGCCCTTATTTTGAAGAAATTTGTCTCGAAAAAATGAAACATCTTTGCTTTTCTGCCGAGGCATCGAAAGATACAATAACTTCTGAATTTATGAAATGCTGCCCAAATGCGAAATTTTATAATTTATACGGACCAACAGAAGCAACCATTTTCGCACTATGGTATAACATTCCAACAAAAAATATTCCTTCCCAAAACGGCATTATAAGCATTGGACAGCCTACAATTGAAACAGAAGCACTTATTGTTGACGATGAAAATAATATTGTTAAAGACGGAGAAAAAGGCGAATTATTGCTGAGTGGAAACCAAGTTATAAGCTCATATTTAAAAGACGAAGAAAAGGACAAAGAAGCTTTTGTTTACATAAACAATAAAAGATATTACCGAACTGGCGATATTTGCTCAAAAGACGGAGACCTTTACTTTTATCTTGGAAGAAAAGACTATCAAGTAAAAGTTCGCGGATTCCGCGTAGAACTTAGCGAAATTGAACACCATATTACATCGTATTGCAATGAAAATCGCACTGTAGCTCTTGCTTCAAAAGACGAAAACGAAAGCGAAATAATTGTAGCAATAATTGAAAGTGAAGAAATTGACACTAAAAAACTAAACGAATATTTAAAAAGCAAAATGCCTTTTTACATGATTCCGTCAAAATATTATTTCATGTCTAATTTTCCGCTAAATAACAATGGCAAAATAAACAGAAAAGAAATAGAAAAAATATTTTTAAACTAA
- a CDS encoding RluA family pseudouridine synthase, with the protein MDSDKLNYYTDQSDLADDEKELYEHFRLIVDKGQSLLRIDKFLVDRIGGSVSRNKIQNAIKADSVLVNDKPVKQNYKIKPCDEIVIVLPKPPLELDLLPENIPLDVVYEDKSLLVVDKKAGMVVHPGYNNYEHTLLNALLYHFQSNNENDTFPLLVHRIDKDTSGLLVVAKEEFAQTHLAKQFYNHTTNRLYYALVWGDLQNESGVVSGYIARSQRDRRVMTMYESENEGKWSLTHYKVIERFGFATLVECKLETGRTHQIRAHMKHIGHPLFADEMYGGKTIVKGNATTKFKQFIDNCFEIMPRQALHAAVIGFVHPENGKELYFKSQFPQDFSDLLEKIRKKA; encoded by the coding sequence ATGGATTCTGATAAATTAAATTATTATACAGATCAGTCGGATTTGGCAGATGATGAAAAAGAACTGTACGAACATTTTAGACTCATTGTTGATAAAGGGCAGTCTCTGCTTAGAATAGATAAATTTTTAGTAGATCGCATTGGCGGAAGCGTTAGCAGAAATAAAATTCAAAATGCCATAAAAGCTGATAGTGTGTTGGTGAACGACAAGCCAGTCAAACAAAACTATAAGATAAAACCTTGCGATGAAATTGTTATAGTTTTACCAAAACCGCCACTAGAGCTTGATTTGTTGCCAGAAAACATTCCGCTTGATGTTGTTTACGAAGATAAAAGCTTGCTTGTTGTTGATAAAAAAGCAGGAATGGTGGTTCATCCGGGATATAATAATTATGAGCATACGTTGCTAAATGCACTTTTATATCATTTTCAGTCAAATAATGAAAACGATACTTTCCCATTATTGGTTCATCGCATAGACAAGGATACAAGCGGATTGTTGGTTGTTGCAAAAGAAGAATTTGCACAAACGCACTTGGCAAAACAGTTTTATAATCACACCACAAACAGATTGTATTACGCTCTTGTTTGGGGAGATTTGCAAAACGAAAGTGGAGTTGTTAGCGGATATATTGCACGTAGCCAGCGCGATAGAAGGGTTATGACTATGTATGAAAGCGAAAATGAAGGGAAATGGTCGCTAACTCATTATAAAGTTATTGAGCGATTTGGCTTTGCAACTCTTGTTGAATGTAAATTAGAAACAGGACGCACGCACCAAATAAGAGCACACATGAAGCATATCGGGCATCCATTGTTTGCTGACGAAATGTATGGCGGAAAAACGATTGTTAAAGGAAATGCAACTACTAAATTTAAGCAATTTATAGATAATTGTTTTGAAATAATGCCAAGGCAGGCTTTACATGCCGCAGTTATAGGTTTTGTTCATCCTGAAAATGGGAAAGAACTTTATTTTAAAAGTCAATTCCCACAAGATTTTAGCGACTTATTGGAAAAAATAAGGAAAAAAGCATGA